A portion of the Halobacillus ihumii genome contains these proteins:
- a CDS encoding TlpA family protein disulfide reductase → MKKFFLIFGISFVVIILGVGIWAYNNPQPAIELVFDMGGIEEEEDMPMVSGREVEGGTASIDEYLGSKFVVMIGRVDCDVCKESYQTLEKLDKNFPETPFVMIGEGEQTEYAKVKKNHNFTFPIISASEDIKEELNFKTFPVFYLVDEDGKVAQRLNGYDEKQLEDLLGDAS, encoded by the coding sequence ATGAAGAAATTCTTTCTGATTTTTGGAATTAGTTTTGTTGTTATTATCCTTGGGGTCGGAATTTGGGCTTACAATAATCCTCAACCCGCAATTGAACTTGTGTTTGATATGGGGGGTATAGAAGAAGAAGAAGATATGCCGATGGTAAGTGGAAGGGAAGTAGAGGGTGGAACAGCTTCTATAGACGAATATCTAGGAAGTAAGTTTGTAGTAATGATTGGTCGTGTTGATTGTGATGTCTGCAAGGAATCATATCAAACTCTTGAAAAGTTAGATAAGAACTTTCCTGAAACACCCTTTGTGATGATCGGTGAAGGCGAACAGACTGAATATGCTAAAGTCAAAAAGAATCACAACTTTACCTTTCCAATCATTTCTGCCAGCGAAGATATCAAAGAAGAACTGAATTTCAAGACTTTCCCAGTATTCTATTTAGTTGATGAAGATGGAAAGGTGGCTCAAAGACTCAACGGTTATGATGAAAAACAGCTAGAGGATCTTTTAGGTGATGCTTCTTGA
- a CDS encoding vitamin K epoxide reductase family protein: MLKRSVSVFLLQTISIIGLLVSMYLLLAHLSSSFFCPIGDCVKVNDSQYASIAGIPLPILGLVFYTTLFISTFLIRYSHLIIIPKIVLISGLLFSIYLTYLEVFIIQALCFWCVISFLLVIIATIIIFRQQTSSIAGGA; the protein is encoded by the coding sequence ATGTTAAAAAGAAGTGTAAGCGTGTTTTTATTGCAAACTATTTCAATCATCGGTTTATTGGTTTCTATGTATCTTTTGTTAGCTCATTTGTCGAGCAGTTTTTTCTGTCCCATCGGAGACTGTGTAAAAGTAAATGATAGTCAGTATGCAAGTATAGCAGGGATACCATTACCGATTCTAGGATTAGTTTTTTACACAACGTTATTTATTTCAACGTTCTTAATACGGTATAGCCACCTTATCATTATTCCTAAAATTGTTTTGATATCAGGTTTGCTCTTTTCTATCTACCTCACATATCTTGAGGTTTTTATTATACAGGCGCTTTGTTTTTGGTGTGTTATCTCTTTTCTGTTAGTGATTATTGCCACTATTATCATTTTTCGGCAGCAGACTTCATCAATCGCTGGAGGGGCATAA
- the dapA gene encoding 4-hydroxy-tetrahydrodipicolinate synthase encodes MNFGQVLTAMVTPFDQNGEIDFNATRALVNHLLTNGSDGLVIAGTTGESPTLTTEEKLSLFKFVVQVVDGRAPVIAGTGSNNTNASIRLTKQAEETGVDGIMLVTPYYNKPSQEGLFQHFQAIAQSTSLPIMLYNIPGRSVVNMASETIVRLSKIDNIVSVKESSGDLDAVSEIISHASDDFSVYSGDDGMTLPVLSIGGAGIVSVASHIIGNEMQGMVTNFFNGHVKDAAATHRNLLPVMNALFAAPSPSPVKAALSIRGINVGDVRLPMLPLTKEERDTLQRIMPPNKIEAVG; translated from the coding sequence ATGAATTTTGGCCAAGTACTAACCGCTATGGTTACCCCATTTGACCAAAACGGGGAAATTGATTTTAACGCAACGAGAGCTTTAGTAAACCATCTACTAACGAATGGATCTGACGGATTAGTGATAGCAGGTACAACTGGTGAGTCTCCTACTTTAACAACAGAAGAGAAGTTGAGCTTATTTAAATTTGTTGTTCAGGTGGTCGATGGGAGAGCTCCCGTCATCGCCGGAACGGGATCAAATAACACAAATGCTTCGATCCGTTTAACAAAACAAGCGGAGGAAACAGGAGTCGATGGCATTATGCTTGTGACCCCTTATTACAACAAGCCATCACAGGAAGGTTTGTTCCAGCACTTCCAGGCTATTGCTCAATCTACTTCGTTACCTATTATGCTTTATAACATTCCAGGGAGAAGTGTTGTAAACATGGCTTCTGAGACGATCGTTCGCCTAAGCAAAATTGACAATATTGTATCAGTTAAAGAGTCAAGCGGTGATTTAGATGCCGTTTCAGAGATCATTAGTCATGCTTCCGATGATTTTTCGGTATACAGCGGTGATGATGGCATGACATTACCTGTTTTATCCATCGGCGGAGCAGGAATTGTGTCAGTTGCTTCTCATATTATTGGCAATGAAATGCAGGGTATGGTGACAAACTTCTTTAACGGCCATGTAAAAGATGCAGCTGCGACTCACCGCAACCTGCTGCCCGTTATGAACGCATTATTTGCAGCACCTAGTCCATCCCCAGTAAAAGCCGCTTTATCTATAAGAGGGATTAATGTGGGTGATGTACGTTTACCAATGCTACCATTAACCAAGGAAGAAAGAGATACTCTTCAAAGAATAATGCCGCCTAACAAAATTGAAGCCGTTGGCTGA
- a CDS encoding divergent PAP2 family protein, giving the protein MNRGIVTALSAIGIAQGLKILTHKSVTGKWEWKPIFQTGGMPSSHSAGVASLATYVAANRGTRHIETALAVVFGSIVMYDAQGIRRHTGEIAQLVNDLEDHFEAISGDFPSLEYVKQEHELKEVLGHQPAEVLAGGLFGILLGLMSAKVEDKRGE; this is encoded by the coding sequence GTGAACCGTGGAATTGTAACAGCTTTATCAGCAATTGGGATCGCACAAGGGCTCAAAATACTTACACATAAAAGCGTAACGGGGAAGTGGGAGTGGAAACCGATCTTTCAAACCGGCGGCATGCCAAGTTCCCACTCTGCAGGGGTTGCCTCACTCGCTACTTATGTAGCTGCCAATCGCGGAACGAGACATATCGAAACCGCCTTAGCAGTTGTGTTCGGATCAATCGTCATGTATGATGCCCAGGGAATTAGACGCCATACTGGTGAGATTGCGCAGCTTGTAAACGACCTCGAAGATCACTTCGAAGCCATTTCTGGTGATTTTCCCAGCTTAGAATATGTAAAGCAGGAACATGAATTAAAAGAAGTTCTAGGGCATCAGCCGGCCGAAGTTCTAGCAGGTGGATTGTTTGGTATCCTGCTTGGATTAATGTCAGCAAAAGTAGAAGACAAAAGAGGAGAATAG
- the fdhD gene encoding formate dehydrogenase accessory sulfurtransferase FdhD — MVQHMSQKRTIVTYKNGQLQEVEDEIVTEFPFTIHINGEEFATMVCTPTHLEELIIGFLASEGAILFRDDVTDLMIDESSGFAYVTLKSKIKTDQQHSKRFIGSCCGKSRQFYFQNDVRTAKTSMAKTRLKPEDCLNLMRMMQKNSLVFKNTGGVHNAALCTPSEILAGRADIGRHNAIDKLYGYSLLNKIPVRDKVIVFSGRISSEILIKAAKIGVGVVLSKSAPTDLAIQLADDLNITTVGFIRGESFNVYSHPERISDYSVAE, encoded by the coding sequence ATGGTTCAACATATGAGCCAAAAACGAACCATCGTTACATATAAAAATGGGCAGTTACAAGAGGTAGAGGATGAGATTGTAACTGAATTTCCCTTTACCATTCATATTAACGGTGAGGAGTTTGCCACGATGGTTTGCACGCCAACTCATCTGGAAGAACTTATTATTGGCTTTTTAGCGTCTGAAGGAGCCATCTTATTTAGAGATGACGTTACAGACCTCATGATTGATGAGAGCAGTGGCTTTGCCTATGTCACTTTGAAATCTAAAATTAAGACGGACCAGCAGCATTCAAAACGTTTCATTGGCTCCTGTTGCGGGAAAAGCAGACAATTTTATTTTCAAAATGATGTTCGAACTGCAAAAACATCAATGGCTAAGACTAGACTCAAACCCGAAGATTGCTTGAATCTCATGAGGATGATGCAGAAAAATAGTCTTGTTTTTAAAAATACCGGCGGTGTACATAATGCCGCCCTTTGTACCCCTTCTGAGATCTTAGCAGGGCGTGCTGATATCGGAAGACATAATGCAATTGATAAATTATACGGGTATAGTCTTCTGAACAAAATACCAGTCAGGGATAAAGTAATTGTCTTCAGTGGAAGGATCTCATCAGAAATCCTCATAAAGGCAGCTAAAATTGGAGTAGGTGTTGTTTTATCAAAATCTGCTCCAACTGATCTTGCCATTCAACTCGCGGATGACCTCAATATTACAACGGTCGGTTTTATCCGCGGGGAATCATTTAACGTGTATTCTCACCCGGAGAGAATATCAGATTATAGTGTTGCTGAATAG
- a CDS encoding CarD family transcriptional regulator — protein MFNIGDLVIYSTHGICKVDNICDKTFSGITRTYYVLHPMEDHHQLTISTPVNNNKVLMLELINKEEAHDILESFKDPGIKWYDHSNIRLNLYTEIVNTGDRKEIAKVVNTLMRKKLELQLLDRKFYERDQRLLNTTVNILFKELAISLETTFEDIHEIVMGAIK, from the coding sequence ATGTTTAACATTGGAGATTTGGTCATCTATTCCACACACGGTATTTGCAAAGTTGATAATATTTGTGACAAAACTTTTTCTGGAATTACTAGAACATATTACGTTTTACATCCTATGGAAGATCATCACCAATTAACCATAAGTACTCCAGTTAACAACAATAAAGTACTGATGCTTGAACTTATTAACAAAGAGGAAGCCCATGATATTCTTGAATCATTTAAGGATCCAGGGATAAAATGGTACGATCACTCTAATATCCGCCTCAATTTATATACCGAGATTGTAAATACAGGAGATCGAAAAGAAATTGCCAAAGTAGTCAACACATTGATGCGAAAGAAATTGGAATTGCAACTTCTCGACCGTAAATTTTATGAACGAGATCAACGACTTTTGAACACAACAGTCAATATATTATTTAAAGAATTAGCTATTTCATTAGAGACTACGTTTGAAGACATCCATGAAATAGTGATGGGAGCCATAAAGTAA
- a CDS encoding MarR family winged helix-turn-helix transcriptional regulator: MIGVNHLNSNSEFQNLDLIDLLSERHGLVRGISEKRWNDNSEIYISNSEWYIMARIYKKKPTISYVTKRVDISRQAIHKFIKNLSAKGLVEVKNVENNKKEKCIELTALGEECYEKNENLKAKLENEIAEKIGTEQVKILKDLLKSEWGIE; the protein is encoded by the coding sequence ATGATAGGAGTGAATCATTTGAATTCTAACTCTGAATTTCAAAATTTGGATTTAATAGATTTATTAAGTGAGCGTCATGGTTTAGTCCGCGGAATTTCCGAGAAAAGATGGAACGATAACAGTGAGATTTATATTTCAAACTCAGAATGGTATATCATGGCGAGGATTTATAAAAAGAAACCAACCATTTCGTATGTTACAAAAAGAGTGGATATCTCTCGACAGGCGATACATAAGTTTATTAAAAACCTTTCTGCAAAAGGATTAGTAGAAGTAAAAAATGTTGAAAACAATAAGAAAGAGAAGTGCATCGAGTTAACGGCTTTGGGCGAGGAATGCTATGAAAAAAATGAGAACCTTAAAGCGAAACTTGAGAATGAAATTGCAGAAAAAATCGGCACTGAGCAAGTAAAAATCCTTAAAGATCTATTGAAGTCAGAGTGGGGAATAGAATAG
- a CDS encoding tRNA dihydrouridine synthase, with translation MKENFWHELPRPFFVLAPMEAVTDIVFRHVVSEAARPDVFFTEFTNTESYCHPKGKDSIRGRLTFTEDEQPIVAHIWGDKPEHFREMSIGMAEMGYRGVDINMGCPAPNVAPKGKGCGLIRRPDVAAEIIQEAKAGGLPVSVKTRLGYTKVEEWRHWLKHLLEQDIANLSIHLRTKKEMSNVDAHWELIPEIKKLRDEVAPETLLTINGDIPDRQKGLELAEKYGVDGVMIGRGIFHNPFAFETEKKEHTSEELLNLLRLQLDLHDKYSEELEPRIFKPLRRFFKIYVRGFRGASELRNQLMSTQSTEEVRALLDEFTDKDGVKEEEGFSIS, from the coding sequence ATGAAAGAAAATTTTTGGCATGAGCTTCCACGGCCGTTTTTTGTTCTGGCACCAATGGAAGCTGTGACAGATATCGTTTTTCGTCATGTCGTGAGTGAAGCAGCGAGACCTGACGTGTTTTTTACAGAGTTTACGAATACTGAAAGCTACTGCCACCCGAAAGGAAAAGACAGCATTCGTGGGCGTTTGACGTTCACAGAAGATGAACAGCCGATCGTTGCCCACATCTGGGGAGACAAGCCCGAACACTTTCGGGAAATGAGTATCGGCATGGCGGAAATGGGCTATCGGGGCGTAGACATCAACATGGGATGTCCTGCACCGAATGTCGCACCGAAAGGGAAAGGATGCGGCCTGATCCGTCGCCCGGATGTGGCAGCGGAAATCATCCAGGAGGCTAAAGCGGGAGGTCTGCCCGTCAGTGTGAAGACCCGTCTTGGGTATACGAAAGTAGAGGAATGGCGCCATTGGCTGAAGCACCTCCTGGAACAGGATATTGCCAATCTTTCCATCCATCTCCGTACGAAAAAAGAAATGAGTAACGTCGATGCTCACTGGGAGCTGATTCCAGAGATTAAGAAACTTCGTGATGAAGTAGCCCCTGAAACACTTCTGACAATCAATGGAGACATCCCTGACCGTCAGAAGGGACTTGAACTTGCAGAAAAATACGGCGTGGACGGAGTGATGATCGGACGGGGGATTTTCCATAACCCGTTCGCTTTCGAAACAGAGAAGAAAGAACATACAAGCGAAGAACTGCTCAATCTCCTGCGCCTGCAGCTCGACCTTCATGATAAATATTCCGAAGAACTGGAGCCACGGATCTTCAAACCGCTCCGCCGTTTTTTCAAGATTTATGTCCGTGGATTCCGGGGAGCGAGTGAGTTAAGAAATCAGCTGATGAGCACCCAATCCACCGAAGAGGTGCGTGCGCTGCTTGATGAGTTCACAGATAAAGATGGAGTGAAGGAAGAGGAGGGTTTTTCTATTTCTTAA
- the ltrA gene encoding group II intron reverse transcriptase/maturase: MPTLRNWDYYRMTETFTDLHEKASQGYKFSHLYDAIISRENILLAFRMIKTNKGSKTPGTDGKTIDDMKELSENDLVNELRTKLRNYHPKKVRREWIEKENGKWRPLGIPCILDRIIQQSFKQVLEPIVESQFFKHSYGFRPLRSAHHAMARIQYLINQAQFHFVVDVDIKSFFDNVNHSLLNKQLWNMGIRDRKVLACIAKMIKSEIDGEGVPVKGSPQGGILSPLLSNVVLNDLDQWVAGQWEFFPLTKTYSSDDAKRRARKQTNLKQGYLIRYADDFKILCRDGKTAQRWYHAVRLYLKERLKLDISPEKSQIVNLRKRESEFLGFTIRANKKGKKRVAHTGVISSKRRKIKQEAKKLIRRIKASPSAGNIQRYNSFVLGIHHYFKRATHVSLAFSRLAFDLKPFLVNRLRPVGKLEHPFQPPPFYKKNFSLGTKTINIRGMYLFPIGNVKTFHTMNFSPKLSLYTKKGREQIYKKLRPDIQQEVGYLMKASLQNRSIEYLDNRISRYSMKMGKCEITGEYLHASDVHCHHYVPKSLGGTDKFQNLRILHKDVHRLIHIRDIERIKVYLEKIPQNQRILDKINQYRKVCGMEGIERSSLEE; this comes from the coding sequence GTGCCAACGCTGCGAAACTGGGATTATTATCGCATGACGGAGACGTTTACAGACCTACATGAAAAAGCGAGTCAAGGATACAAGTTTTCTCATCTTTATGACGCGATCATTTCGAGAGAAAACATCCTGCTCGCTTTTCGCATGATTAAAACCAACAAAGGGTCCAAAACGCCAGGTACCGATGGAAAAACCATCGATGACATGAAAGAGCTATCGGAAAACGATCTCGTAAACGAACTAAGAACCAAACTAAGAAACTACCACCCGAAGAAAGTTCGAAGAGAATGGATTGAAAAAGAGAACGGTAAATGGAGACCTCTTGGGATTCCATGTATTTTAGATAGAATCATCCAACAGAGCTTCAAACAAGTACTCGAACCAATTGTTGAATCTCAATTCTTCAAACATAGCTACGGGTTCAGACCTCTTCGGTCTGCCCACCATGCTATGGCAAGGATACAATATTTAATTAACCAAGCGCAATTTCATTTTGTCGTCGATGTAGATATTAAAAGTTTCTTTGATAATGTGAATCACTCATTACTAAATAAACAGCTTTGGAATATGGGCATTCGAGACCGAAAGGTTCTCGCTTGTATAGCTAAAATGATCAAGTCTGAAATCGATGGAGAAGGAGTGCCTGTGAAAGGATCACCACAAGGTGGTATTCTATCCCCTTTACTCTCCAATGTCGTTCTAAATGACTTAGATCAATGGGTTGCAGGACAATGGGAGTTCTTTCCTCTCACAAAAACCTACAGTTCAGATGATGCTAAAAGGCGAGCTAGAAAACAAACAAACTTGAAGCAAGGATACTTGATTAGGTACGCCGATGATTTTAAAATTCTATGCCGAGATGGAAAGACAGCTCAACGGTGGTACCATGCGGTACGTCTTTACCTCAAAGAGCGTTTAAAGTTGGACATCTCTCCAGAGAAATCTCAAATTGTAAACTTGAGAAAACGAGAATCAGAGTTCTTAGGTTTCACCATTCGTGCGAATAAAAAGGGGAAGAAACGAGTGGCCCATACAGGGGTCATTTCCTCAAAAAGAAGGAAAATCAAACAGGAAGCTAAGAAGCTCATTCGAAGAATAAAAGCTTCCCCTTCTGCTGGAAATATTCAACGTTATAATAGTTTCGTTTTGGGTATTCATCATTACTTCAAGCGAGCGACTCATGTAAGCCTTGCGTTCTCACGTCTTGCTTTCGATCTTAAACCATTTCTAGTGAACCGTCTTCGACCGGTTGGAAAACTAGAACATCCTTTTCAGCCACCACCTTTTTATAAGAAGAACTTTAGCTTAGGAACGAAGACTATCAACATTAGAGGGATGTACCTTTTTCCTATTGGTAATGTTAAAACATTCCATACGATGAACTTCAGTCCAAAGCTTTCGCTTTACACAAAGAAAGGTAGAGAACAAATTTATAAAAAGTTACGACCGGATATACAACAAGAAGTCGGTTATTTAATGAAAGCTTCTCTACAGAATCGGAGTATAGAATATCTTGATAATCGAATAAGTCGGTACAGTATGAAGATGGGCAAATGTGAAATTACAGGCGAGTACTTACATGCTTCAGATGTTCATTGTCATCATTACGTACCCAAGAGTCTTGGAGGGACGGATAAGTTTCAAAATCTCCGCATTCTCCATAAAGATGTTCACCGGCTCATTCACATTAGAGATATCGAGCGAATCAAAGTTTATCTTGAAAAGATTCCACAAAACCAACGAATTTTAGATAAAATTAACCAATACCGTAAGGTATGTGGGATGGAAGGGATCGAGCGATCCAGTCTCGAAGAGTAA
- a CDS encoding DUF3231 family protein, which translates to MTSNIPLSSTELGNLWQAYQEKSMKLRIVERFIKNSDDEETRTVLQSAQSIETKNINAIKAIFQNEGVAIPVAFTEKDIDHQAPRLFDDQFYLMYFRLLSKILIGLYALHSGMSYREDICNLYNDFTSDSQTIYNKCTKSLLKKGVLARPPSVPMPNEVEFVEDTSFTSGLSPFGKKRVLNTVEIGLVHQALEANITGAQLMTGFAQVADNPEVKQYFQRGKKLAEKVVSTMGDLLLESDVQASSTWTGIVTNSTISPFSDKFMMYITNLLSMFGMGSNSVGAAFSFRSDLLLKMGQMMTNTFDFAKDGGKIIIKHGWMEEPPQAVDRTKLSKGQGK; encoded by the coding sequence ATGACTAGCAACATCCCTTTATCGTCTACAGAATTAGGAAATCTTTGGCAAGCATATCAGGAGAAGTCAATGAAGTTGCGTATAGTGGAACGCTTTATTAAAAACTCTGACGACGAAGAAACTCGAACTGTATTACAATCTGCCCAAAGTATAGAAACGAAAAATATAAATGCTATTAAAGCGATTTTTCAAAACGAGGGCGTTGCCATTCCTGTAGCCTTTACAGAAAAAGATATTGACCATCAGGCCCCTCGTTTATTTGACGATCAGTTTTATTTAATGTATTTTCGTTTGCTGAGTAAGATTTTGATTGGTCTTTATGCATTGCATTCGGGGATGTCTTATCGGGAAGACATTTGTAATTTATACAATGATTTTACTTCAGATAGTCAAACGATTTACAACAAATGCACCAAATCCCTACTAAAAAAAGGTGTTTTAGCACGTCCTCCCAGTGTACCTATGCCGAACGAGGTTGAATTCGTCGAGGACACCAGTTTTACAAGCGGCTTGAGCCCCTTTGGAAAGAAACGCGTGCTTAATACAGTTGAAATTGGTTTAGTGCACCAAGCGCTAGAGGCAAACATTACGGGGGCGCAATTGATGACTGGTTTTGCACAAGTTGCTGATAATCCAGAAGTCAAACAGTATTTTCAACGAGGAAAAAAACTTGCGGAAAAAGTAGTTTCCACCATGGGGGACCTTTTATTAGAGAGTGATGTACAAGCATCTTCTACGTGGACAGGAATCGTAACTAACTCCACTATCTCACCGTTTTCAGACAAATTTATGATGTATATCACAAATCTGTTATCGATGTTTGGTATGGGAAGTAACTCAGTTGGAGCAGCGTTTAGCTTTCGCAGTGACCTGCTTTTAAAAATGGGTCAAATGATGACTAACACCTTCGATTTTGCCAAAGACGGAGGGAAAATCATCATCAAACACGGTTGGATGGAAGAGCCTCCCCAAGCAGTGGACAGAACAAAATTATCAAAAGGACAAGGCAAATAA
- a CDS encoding cupin domain-containing protein produces the protein MNKPFYMDPYYSNTYYSNEPMCNHGNMSYGMGYANQYWPYPNTQGCTSPILNDHGKEPFVVNINQAARQNNTFRTAIWTGDNLQVTLMSINVGEDIGLEVHPDVDQFLRIEEGQGFVQMGESRDQLNFVRHVYEDSAIMVPAGMWHNLTNTGNIPLKLYTIYAPPEHPFGTVHRTKADAEAPEG, from the coding sequence ATGAATAAACCTTTTTATATGGATCCTTATTATTCGAACACTTATTATAGTAATGAGCCAATGTGTAATCATGGAAATATGTCATATGGTATGGGCTATGCAAATCAATATTGGCCATATCCAAACACTCAGGGATGTACTAGTCCCATATTAAATGACCATGGAAAAGAACCTTTTGTAGTGAATATTAATCAAGCAGCTAGGCAAAACAACACATTCCGAACTGCTATATGGACTGGAGATAATCTACAAGTGACCTTGATGAGTATCAACGTCGGAGAAGATATTGGTCTAGAGGTTCATCCTGACGTAGATCAATTTTTACGTATTGAGGAAGGTCAAGGATTTGTACAAATGGGCGAGAGTAGAGATCAGTTAAACTTTGTAAGGCATGTATATGAGGACTCTGCTATCATGGTCCCTGCTGGCATGTGGCATAATTTAACGAATACAGGCAATATCCCGTTAAAACTCTACACAATCTATGCACCGCCCGAGCATCCATTCGGCACTGTTCATAGAACAAAGGCAGATGCTGAGGCTCCAGAAGGTTAG
- the istB gene encoding IS21-like element helper ATPase IstB has protein sequence MVGTVENLQAQFHQFRMSETSKELPSFLRKAEVSSWTYQEFLHELLTYEEKRREEKMIEKHLKWAKFPYEKHLDEFDLGEQPSLSTRQLKQLRELSWLDHAFNLIFLGPPGVGKTHLAIGLGLEAIQQGQRVVFISMGELVPLLKTEEYIRKAQLRLKRIRDADLVIIDDLMYMAMDQQEANLFFQLVNHLYERSSIILTSNKGPEEWGELMGDQGITTAILDRLLHRAEVIHLNGSSHRIKYRKSVFQSKSVQN, from the coding sequence TTGGTTGGAACAGTAGAAAATTTACAGGCTCAATTCCATCAGTTTAGAATGTCAGAGACGTCTAAGGAGCTGCCCTCTTTTTTAAGGAAGGCAGAGGTTAGCTCTTGGACATACCAGGAATTTCTGCATGAACTCCTCACGTACGAAGAGAAGCGCCGCGAGGAGAAGATGATAGAAAAGCACCTGAAATGGGCCAAGTTCCCATATGAGAAGCACCTTGATGAGTTTGATTTGGGAGAGCAACCATCTCTAAGTACACGGCAGCTCAAACAGCTGCGGGAACTCTCTTGGCTAGATCACGCATTTAATTTAATATTCCTTGGTCCGCCAGGGGTAGGGAAAACGCATCTGGCGATAGGCCTTGGATTGGAGGCCATCCAACAAGGCCAACGTGTGGTCTTCATCTCCATGGGAGAGCTGGTGCCTCTTTTAAAGACTGAGGAGTACATCCGAAAAGCACAGTTGCGCCTTAAACGTATTAGGGACGCCGATCTGGTCATCATCGATGACCTCATGTATATGGCAATGGACCAACAAGAGGCCAACCTGTTTTTCCAGTTAGTGAATCATTTGTATGAACGAAGTTCTATAATACTGACGTCCAACAAAGGCCCAGAGGAGTGGGGAGAATTAATGGGCGATCAGGGAATTACCACAGCGATCCTAGATAGGCTCCTTCACCGGGCTGAAGTCATTCATTTAAATGGGTCTAGTCATCGAATCAAGTACAGAAAGTCTGTATTCCAATCGAAAAGTGTTCAAAATTAA